A genomic stretch from Flavobacterium humidisoli includes:
- a CDS encoding ABC transporter permease, protein MMLKLFKENIRIAFGSIKTQILRTILTILIIAIGITALVGILTVVTALENTVSTNFASMGANTFNINQYENNLKNRGGKEREIINPIISYHEAVAFKNKYKYPFTETSLSFTATSKAEVKYIDTKTDPEITVVGVDEHFISNSGLETTLGRSFNQFDIENNTYSCVVGSDFEKGLLKDTNPIDKIISIRGARFKVIGVLKEKGSTFGNSQDLRILIPIQVARSLFTAPNINYTISVMVSKKEVLDQAIDNATSIMRRVRKLSPVRDNNFGIGRSDDLINRILGITQYLDWASAIISIITILGSSIALMNIMIVSVTERTREIGVRKALGAKRSTVAFQFFIETLLIGQIGGLVGIVLGMLMGYGIATAMNFSFVVPWFAILIAFGTSFMVALVSGLYPAIKASKLDPIEALRYE, encoded by the coding sequence ATGATGCTAAAATTATTTAAAGAAAATATCCGAATTGCTTTTGGTTCTATCAAAACGCAAATTCTGCGTACTATTCTTACCATCTTAATTATTGCTATCGGGATTACGGCTTTGGTCGGAATCTTGACAGTTGTTACAGCTCTTGAAAATACTGTTTCTACCAATTTTGCTTCTATGGGAGCTAACACTTTTAATATCAATCAATACGAAAACAATCTTAAAAATCGTGGTGGAAAGGAACGCGAAATCATAAATCCAATTATTTCTTATCATGAAGCAGTTGCTTTTAAGAACAAATACAAATATCCTTTTACAGAAACTTCACTTTCTTTTACAGCCACTTCTAAGGCCGAAGTAAAATATATAGACACTAAAACTGATCCTGAAATTACAGTTGTTGGAGTTGACGAACATTTCATTTCAAACTCTGGTTTGGAAACCACTCTAGGTCGTTCATTTAATCAATTCGATATTGAAAACAATACTTACTCTTGTGTTGTAGGTTCCGATTTTGAAAAAGGTTTATTAAAAGACACCAATCCTATTGATAAAATAATTTCGATTCGCGGTGCACGATTTAAAGTCATTGGTGTATTAAAAGAAAAAGGTTCCACTTTTGGAAACAGTCAGGATTTAAGAATTTTAATTCCAATTCAGGTGGCGAGATCTTTATTCACAGCACCAAATATTAATTATACCATTAGTGTGATGGTTTCTAAAAAAGAAGTTCTGGATCAAGCTATTGACAATGCTACTAGTATAATGCGAAGAGTTCGTAAATTAAGTCCAGTGCGCGACAATAATTTTGGAATTGGCCGAAGCGATGATTTAATAAATCGAATATTAGGAATTACACAATATCTAGATTGGGCTTCAGCTATTATTAGCATTATCACTATTTTAGGATCATCTATTGCTTTAATGAATATCATGATTGTTTCAGTTACAGAACGCACACGAGAAATAGGTGTTCGTAAAGCTTTAGGAGCAAAAAGATCAACCGTTGCTTTTCAATTTTTTATTGAAACACTATTAATTGGGCAAATTGGAGGTCTTGTTGGGATTGTTTTAGGTATGCTTATGGGATATGGAATAGCAACCGCTATGAATTTTTCATTTGTTGTTCCTTGGTTTGCAATTCTTATCGCTTTTGGAACAAGTTTTATGGTGGCGTTGGTTTCTGGCTTATATCCTGCCATTAAAGCATCAAAATTAGATCCTATTGAAGCTTTGCGATACGAATAA
- the prmC gene encoding peptide chain release factor N(5)-glutamine methyltransferase, which yields MKIKQYRTQFIKELAPFYDAYEAESFFYLILEDKHQLRQIDLALNHELVFDENDFVIWDELLKQLKKEVPIQYLLGKTNFYGLDFEVNENVLIPRPETEELVEWIINENAGRDKNKKLRILDIGTGTGCIAISLANNLPHAEVVAIDVSKKAIETAKRNAIRNNVEVTFVLLDILKEEELRCQFDIIVSNPPYVRNLEKIEIKKNVLDYEPHLALFVEDNDALIFYRKIASLAKKALLEKGKLYFEINQYLGKEMIELLENMDYKNIELRKDIYDNDRMISGKILKGL from the coding sequence ATGAAAATTAAACAATATCGTACTCAGTTTATTAAAGAATTAGCTCCTTTTTACGATGCGTACGAAGCAGAGAGTTTTTTTTATTTGATTCTAGAAGATAAGCACCAACTTCGCCAGATTGATTTAGCTTTAAATCATGAGTTGGTATTTGATGAGAATGATTTTGTGATATGGGATGAATTGCTGAAACAGCTTAAAAAAGAAGTTCCGATCCAGTATTTGCTTGGAAAAACAAACTTTTACGGTTTGGATTTTGAAGTAAATGAAAATGTTTTGATTCCGAGGCCTGAAACAGAAGAATTAGTCGAATGGATTATCAACGAAAATGCCGGTCGAGATAAAAATAAAAAATTAAGAATTCTCGATATTGGAACAGGAACTGGCTGTATTGCGATTTCGTTAGCCAATAATCTTCCACATGCAGAAGTTGTTGCCATTGATGTTTCTAAAAAAGCAATTGAAACAGCCAAAAGAAACGCTATAAGAAATAATGTCGAAGTGACTTTTGTATTGTTGGATATTTTAAAAGAAGAAGAATTAAGATGCCAGTTTGATATTATTGTTTCTAATCCGCCGTATGTACGAAATCTTGAAAAAATAGAAATCAAGAAAAATGTTTTGGATTATGAGCCGCATTTAGCTCTTTTTGTTGAAGATAATGATGCTTTGATCTTTTATAGAAAAATTGCCTCATTGGCAAAAAAAGCCCTTTTGGAAAAAGGAAAATTATATTTTGAAATCAATCAATATCTTGGAAAAGAAATGATTGAGTTACTCGAAAATATGGATTATAAAAATATCGAATTGCGTAAGGATATTTATGATAATGATAGAATGATTTCTGGTAAGATTTTGAAAGGCTTATAA
- a CDS encoding GNAT family N-acetyltransferase has product MVNWFIRTIKKEDNQAVASLIRSVFDEMEIPKVGTAYEDPYLDLMFEEYSKTKSAYFVVENDGEIVGCAGVAPLENGDPEICELQKMYFLPKTRGLGIGAKMMDKCLEQARVFGFKKCYIETMPFMHAAQKLYKKSGFEYLDAPMGCTGHNSCPVWMLKAL; this is encoded by the coding sequence ATGGTAAATTGGTTTATAAGGACAATTAAAAAAGAAGACAATCAGGCGGTTGCAAGTTTGATAAGATCTGTTTTTGATGAAATGGAAATTCCAAAAGTAGGAACAGCATATGAAGATCCTTACTTGGATTTGATGTTTGAGGAATACAGTAAAACGAAATCGGCCTATTTTGTTGTTGAAAATGATGGAGAAATTGTAGGCTGTGCTGGAGTCGCACCTTTAGAAAACGGAGATCCTGAAATTTGCGAATTGCAGAAAATGTATTTCCTTCCAAAAACAAGAGGATTGGGGATTGGAGCCAAAATGATGGACAAATGTCTGGAGCAGGCAAGAGTTTTTGGTTTCAAAAAATGTTACATTGAAACCATGCCATTTATGCATGCAGCGCAAAAGTTGTATAAAAAATCGGGTTTCGAATATTTAGATGCGCCAATGGGATGTACTGGGCACAATTCTTGTCCAGTATGGATGCTGAAAGCTTTGTGA